From the genome of Spirochaetota bacterium:
AATTTTCTTGTTAGCAAGAATTTATTTGACAATAATCCATTTCATGGCATGTGGATAATGGTTGTTTAAGCATACAAGGAGTCATTATGGCTAAGAAAGCAGTTCAGGTAAAATTCCCGGAAAAGGTAACCGCATCATCCATGGCGGCGTACATCGCCGAAAAGTACCAGTTGCCCAGGAAGCTGGCGAAGGAAATCATCGATGATGTTTTCAATGTCATCCAGGCCGGGGTCATGAACGGAGAAAGGGTTCCGGTGGGAAAATTCGGAAAGATGTTCATCCGGGTGCGCCCCGCGACCAAGGCGCGCAAGGGACGCAATCCGCTTACCGGTCTGGAGATAACCATACCGCCCAAAAAAGCGACGAAAGTCCCCAAGTTCACCTTCGCGAAAAGCTTCAAAGAAGAATCGGTGAAGGCGAAGATCGTAAAGAAATAGCCGCACGGAAACGCTGCCCGGCGTGAAACCCGGCAGCGGCACACGTGCCGGCGCAGCGGCCGACAGGAAGGAAT
Proteins encoded in this window:
- a CDS encoding HU family DNA-binding protein, with the protein product MAAYIAEKYQLPRKLAKEIIDDVFNVIQAGVMNGERVPVGKFGKMFIRVRPATKARKGRNPLTGLEITIPPKKATKVPKFTFAKSFKEESVKAKIVKK